The genomic stretch CTCCTTTAGGACTTATTAGCTTAACAAAAACAGGTGTTATCTCAATAATTATAAAAAGGAATGTGATAAATAAACTAGCAACAAGAATACTTAATTCACTTTTAGATAGTTCCCATAAAGCGTTACTCCTAGCTAAAAAGGATTCAGAAAATTGTTCTTGAAGCTTTATTTTGTGATTTTCTCTTTTTACTCTTATGTCTGAAATTATAGTATCTCTCTCAATTTGATATTTATGTAAAATGCTTTCATTTACTGAATCTTTTTCTAAAATTTGATCTTGAATTTTTTTTATTGCTGAGTTTGTCAATTTTGTTTGCGTTTCAAACTCTTTCTGAGTAGTTTCATAATGTTTCCTCTTTCTTTTACATTCTGGGCCATCACCTGGACTGTTAGTGCCACAAGTTCCATCACATTCACATTTGTAACTGTTATATGCTACATCTCTTAACCCTTGATATTTTGTTAATTGTATTTCTAATTTTCTAATTTCATCTCGATCTTTTGATTTTTTACCATCATTTTTATCATTGGCTGATTTTTCTTTTTCTTGGAGATCTTTTTCTACATTATTTATCTTTTCTTCATAAATATTATCAATGGAAAGTTTTTCGGATTCAAGTTTACCAACTAAGTACTGATCAATTTCATCTTTAAAAAGCCTTAATTCGAAAGGCCTAGAAATAACAACAGCTATTACTAAAGCTAATATTATTCTAGGGAGTGCATGTAAAAACTCTCCTCCAAAGTTATTTCGTTTTCTCATACTAGAGATAATAACTCTGTCTAAATTCAAAATCATAAACCCCCAAACTACTCCAAAAGGAAAAGAATATATGAGAGAGTCAAAAACATAATGTATTGCATATCCGCCTGCAACAGCTGCTAAAATTCCTGTTAACAGAACAGAAATTCCAATTCCTATATATTTATTATATTCTGACTCTGGACATTTTTGAAGAATCTCTTTACTTGCCCCAGAGCAGAATAATAAAAATTTATTTTGCTTTCTTTGTGATTGGCTCATTTAAGAATAATAAATGCTTATTATTAAAAATTTCATTAACGCAATAAAAATAATTAATTTATTGTAGTAATAATTACGGTTTTCCGCAAAGAGAAAAGTTTTGAGAATAATCAGTGATTAAAAAATAAGGGTGTTGTAGCTTTTTTATCGTTTGTAATGATACATAAACCACCAATTTTAAACGATTTATTGAAGAGCTCAAAGTAAAACCATTTCTGTAAACTCACAACACGCTTTCATATAAAATAGAATTACAAAATGAACATCATAATTTCCTACAATGGCAACACATAAAAATACACAGAAATAAAGTGACAAATACTTCCGATCAATACAAAAATATGAAAGATAGCATGATTAAAAGGCAATTTTCGAATGCTGTATAAAATAGCACCAATTGTATAAGCAATCCCGCCAGCCATGAGCCAAAATAAACCTTCGTAGGATAAATTCGCGATTAATGGTTTTATGGCAAACACAATAATCCAACCCATAAAAACATACATCATGGTAGAAAGTTTGTCAAATTTGCCTGTAAAGAAAAGTTTCAGCGTAATTCCAATCGCGGCAAACGCCCAAACTGTTCCGAAAATAATCCAGCCAGTTGTCCCTTTTAAAGTAACTAACGCAAAAGGCGTATACGTTCCTGCAATGAGTAAATAAATTGCTGCGTGATCAAAAATGCGCAGTCGGTTTCTAAGATTCGGTTTTATTGCTTTGTGATATAATGTAGATGCCAAATACAAAATAATAATGCTCAATCCGTAAATGGTAAAACTCACCACATGAACAGCTTCGCCTTCTTGAACCGCATGTGTTACTAAAAAGAGCAACGCAATAACACCTAAAATTACGCCAATTCCGTGCGAAATGATATTGAGTTTTTCCTCTAAGGGCGAATAATAAACAGCTTCTTTTTCTGGTTTCAAATGGTGTTTGTTTGTGAGTTAAGAATCGTCACTTCGAGTAATTCGCCAAAGCGAATTGTACTTCGATAAACTCAGCAGAACTATCGAGAAGTAAACGGAAGCGAATGTAATAAAATTGGATCTCGATACAATTTTTACATTTCAAATTCTTTTCAATGTAAAAATCACTCGATCTGACGTCTTGCAATCTTCTTTATTTTGAGCGCAAAGTCAAAGTAATCTGCGTATTAACTGAACAGATTGCCACAAGTTTTTTACATTTCGACTCTGCTCAATGTAAAAAACTTTCGCAATGACGTTATTTTAACGGTCTATACTCTAAAAGCAAAGCGATCTTTTTTCTCTTCTCTATTTTTTAATACAAAATTCGAAACTTAATCGTATGCTCAATATTTCTCAACGCAGAAGTAACTTCTTTGTTATACTCTTTATCGACATCGACAATCACATATCCAACGCTACTGTCGGTTGATAAATATTGTCCTGTAATGTTCAATTCGTATTTTGCCAATACTTTGTTGACTTTTGCCATGATTCCAGGTACATTTTTGTGAATGTGCAAGAAACGATGTGCATTAGTTTGTCGTGGCAAGCGAATGTTTGGAAAGTTTACAGCATCAACTGTATTTCCAGAGTTGATATACGCCATAATTTTATTTGGAACAAAATCAGCAATATCACGTTGTGCTTCTTCTGTGCTTCCACCAACATGTGGCGTTAAAATTACGTTGTTTAATCCTTTCAATGGTGTTTCAAACTTTCCGTTAGCGCGTGGTTCTTCAGGATACACATCAATAGCAGCGCCTACAATTTTTTTACTTTCTAAGGCAACTTTTAGCGCACCAATATCTACTACAAAACCTCTGGCTAAGTTGATTAATATTGCGCCATCTTTCATTTGGTCAAATTGTGTTTTGCCAAAGAAATTCCGATTCGCATTGTTATCATCTACGTGTAATGAAACCACATCAGAAATTGAAAGTAACTCTTCTAACGACTTGCATTTTTGCGCGTTTCCGAGTGCCAAACGATCTTCAATATCATAATAATGAACCAACATTCCCATTGATTCTGCCAAGACAGATAACTGCTTTCCAATGTTTCCGTATCCAATAATTCCAAGCTTTTTTCCACGAACTTCGCGTGAACCTTTTGCGGTTTTATTCCATTGTCCGTTGTGCAATTCGGTACTTCTAGGAAATACACTTCGCATCAACATTATAATTTCTCCAATTGCTAATTCAACCACCGAACGCGTATTGCTATACGGCGCATTAAACACGACAACTCCATGTTCCTTACATGTTTGTAAATCAATCTGCTTGGTTCCGATACAAAACGCACCAATTGCTAATAATTTTTTAGCGGCTTTAATTACGTTTGGTGTCACTTGTGTTTTGGAACGAATTCCCAAAACGTGAATATCTTTTATTTTTTCGATTAAATCTTCTTCTGACAAACTATGCGATAATATTTCTACACTAAAACCATCATCTGCCAAACGATCAAACGCGTCTGAATGAATATTTTCTAGCAATAATATTTTGATTCTATTCTTTGGATATGAGATGTTTCGAGGTAAATCGTTTACAAATAAAAATTCATCTAACGAAGGCGTTACATGATCAGCTTGTTCTACGGCTTTATCTCTAGAAACATTTTCTGTAAAGGCAAAAAACTTATCGGCAACGCCAGCTTTCCGCATGACATAATCACTATAACCATCGCCAATAACCTGAATTTCTCCTTCCAAATTCATGTCTTTCAAGCATTGAATTTTCCCGTCGTGTTGCGAAAGTACATTCTCGGAGTCAAATCCGACAATATAACCATCGGCATCAAAGGCAAACGTATTTGCGTACACACGATCGGCAGGAATATTATATTCTTTTACAATTGGTTCAATAAATTCTTTGAATCCGCAGGAAATTATATAAATATCATCTGAAAAGTTCTCAAAAAATTCTTTATTACTTTCAATAGAAGTTGATAGTTGTTGATGCAATCTGCGAATTAATTCAACCAAATTAGACTTGTGCGCTTTCAGCAATTTAATGCGTCGTTCTAAAGATTCCGTAAAGGAAATTTCTCCGTCAATTCCTAGATTGGTAATTTCTTGAATTTCTTGAATAATTTCGTCTTTCTTCGGATTACTTGCCAAAGATATTTCGGCTAAAACGTCTAAAGCTTCCACACTTGTAAGTGTACTGTCGAAATCAAAAATGTAATTTTTTTGAGCGGTTTTCATGAGATAAAATAATAAGCGATAAAAGTATTAAAATGATTCTATTGGAACGTTGTTTTTTCTAAGATTAAATCAACAATTTTGATCCTTTTGTTGATAAAAATACTTCGTGCTTTTAGATTGAAAGTTTATGGTGTGATTTTTTAGTAGTGTTGAAATTGTTGAAAGAATAAGTTTTGTCATATCGAGCATTATTGAAATCAAAATACATTTTGATGAAAAATACCTTGCGAAGCAATTGAGATACTCAGAAAACAGAAATTAAATTTCTATCTATGGTTTTCCATAAATGAATCGTAGTCAGTAAAATCTCCATTTTCAATTTCAGAAGTTGCCATCTTAATCTCAATTTGTTGCTGAGCAGTAAATTCACCCCAAAAATCAGTAAGCTTTTCTTTTTCAAAATTTTTTTGATTGTTCATTTTTTCAATTTTGTATGTACATAAAAATAAAGAATCTTTTCTAAACTCCTAAATAAAGCAAATTATAAACATTCCTTTTCGTTTTGCTTGAAAAGGAATGTAAACAAGCTAAATCACTAAATTATAGTAGATTGTCCTACTCTTATATTTCCTGAATTGATATGTAATGCACTTGAATCTGCAATAAGTCCTTCAATAAATGTTCCGACGTTTTCCGTAGAATAACCGCCATTTGAATTAAGATCAGGCGTACAAATTTCCAACTTGATCGCGCGTTCTACTGCATTTCTAACAGTTGCTGCTTCTTTAGAAAGTCCAAAATGATCTAACAACATCGCCGCCGATAGAATAGAAGCAATCGGATTGGCAATTCCTTTTCCTGTAGCTTGCGGATAAGAACCGTGAATTGGCTCAAACATCGCATATTTGTTTCCAATAGAAGCGGAAGCCAACAATCCAATAGATCCGCCAATAACGCTGGCTTCATCTGAAATGATATCGCCAAACATATTTTCGGTCAAAATCACATCAAATTGACTTGGATTTAACACCATTTGCATCGCAGCATTATCCACAAATAAAAATTCTAAATTAACATCTGGATAGTGTGAAGCCATTGCTGTGACAACTTTTCGCCACAAACGAGATGTTTCCAATACATTGGCTTTATCAACCAACGTTAATTTTTTAGTTCTGCCTTGAGCCGCTTTAAATGCTAAATGCGACACACGTTCTATTTCTCCTCTGCTATACGAACATAAGTCAGAAGCTTGCGTGCCGTCTTCACTCAATGTTTTTTCTCCAAAGTAAATTCCGCCAGTCAATTCACGGTAAATTACGATGTCGGTATTTTCAATAATATGTTTCTTTAAAGGCGATTTGTCCAATAAAGTATCATACGCTTTTACAGGACGAATGTTGGCAAACAAACCTAAAGATTTGCGCAATGCTAACAATCCTTGTTCGGGACGTACTTTCGCTGAAGGATCGTTGTCGTATTTCGGATCGCCAATGGCACCAAATAATACGGCATCTGCTTCTAAACACAAATCCAACGTTTTATCGGGCAACGGATTTCCTGTTTCGTCAATAGCAATTGCGCCAACCAAAGCTTCTTCAAAAGTAAACGTATGTTGATATTTTTCTGCGACAGCATTTAATATCTTTATGGATTGATTTGTAACTTCAGGACCAATTCCGTCGCCTGAAAGTACCGCTATGTGTAAGTTCATTGTTAGTATATATGTTGTTGTTCAAATGCTTCAATTTTTGATAATTTACTGACTAAAAAGTCAATATCATCGTATCCTTTTTGCAAGCACATTTTTTTATATGGATCAATGTCAAATGTTGCATTATGTGTTCCAAAAGAAACCGTTTGTGCTTCTAAATTGACTTCAATTTCGGTTGATGGATTTTTTTGTATTGCTTGTAATAAACTATTTAAATATTCAGGCGCAACCTGAATTGGCAATACATGATTGTTTAATGCATTTCCTTTAAAAATATCTGCATAGAAACTAGAAATTATCACGTTGAATCCAAAATCTTTCAAAGCCCAAGCCGCGTGTTCTCTACTAGAACCGCAACCAAAATTATGTCCTGCAACCAATATAGAACCCGAATATTGTTGATGATTTAATACAAAATCAGTGTTTTCGCTTCCATCTTTGTGATACCGCCAATCTCTAAATAAATTCTCGCCAAAACCTTCTCTGTCAGTTGCTTTTAAAAAGCGCGCAGGAATGATTTGATCTGTGTCTATATTTTCTACAGCTAACGGAAATGCCGTTGATGTAAATGTGTTGAATGTACTCATGTTTTCTTTTTTAAACTTCTTCCAATACAGGAATGGTTATATCTACTATTTTTCCAGCAATGGCAGTTGCAGCAGCTACTAACGGACTCGCTAATAATGTGCGTGAACCTTGTCCTTGTCTTCCTTCAAAATTTCGGTTAGATGTAGAAACGCAATATTCGCCATCTGGAATTTTATCATCATTCATTGCCAAACACGCCGAACAACCTGGTTGCCGTAGTTTGAAACCTGATGCTTCAAAAATTTCATCCAAACCTTCTTCCTTAATTTGTTTTGCAACTAATTGCGAACCTGGCACTAACCAAGCGTTTATATTGGAGGCTTTTTGTTTTCCTTTTACATAATCGGCGACAACTCTAAAATCTTCAATCCGAGAATTGGTACAGCTTCCGATAAACACATAGTTTACTTTTTGACCTAGTAAAGAAGCACCTTTTTCGAAATTCATATATTCCAATGATTTTTCTAAATTCACATCTTTTCCTGTCGGAATATTTTCTGTGAGCTGAATTCCCATGCCTGGATTTGTTCCAAACGTAATCATTGGAGTTATGTCGGAAGCATCAAAGGTGTATTCTATGTCAAATTCTGCGGAAGCGTCCGTTTTCAAGGTTTTCCAATGTGCTATTTTTGTATCAAAATCTGCTCCTTTTGGTGCAAATTTTCTGCCTGCTACATACGCAAAAGTAGTTTCATCTGGAGCAATCATTCCGCCACGCGCGCCCATTTCAATACTCATGTTACAAACTGTCATTCTGCCTTCCATAGACATATTTTCAAAGACTTCTCCAGCAAATTCTATGAAGTGTTCGGTTCCGCTATCGGTTCCTAATTTTGAAATGATATAGAGAATTACATCTTTCGAAAGCACATTTTTTCGCAAACTACCATTTACAGTAATGCGCATTTTCTTTGGCTTCTTTAATAATAAGGATTGACTCGCAAATACTTGTGCAACTTGACTCGTTCCGATACCAAACGCAATAGCACCAAAAGCGCCGTGCGTTGAAGTATGACTGTCGCCACAAACTAGTGTCATTCCTGGTTGCGTGATTCCAAGTTCGGGCGCCATAACGTGCACAATTCCGTTATATTCGTGTCCTAATGCGTATAATTCTATGTTGTGTTCGTCACAGTTTTGTTGTAGTTTTTCCAACTGATTTCGTGACAATGCATCTTTTATAGGCAAATGTTGATTTTCCGTTGGTGTATTGTGATCGGCAGTGGCTACAATTTGTTTTGGTCTAAAAACTGGAATGTTTCTTCTTTTTAATTCATTGAATGCTTGCGGACTTGTTACTTCATGAATTAAATGTTTATCAATATATAAAATTTGTGGTCCATTCGGAATGCTGTCTACAACATGTGAATCCCATACTTTATCAAATAATGTTTTTTTCATTATGCGTACATTCTTTTTGAAACAGTACTTGTTTTCATGATTTGATGAATGTCTGTATCGGTTACTACTTTGTTTTTGTCAGCAAAATTTAAAAAGTCACTATAAATGATATCTAATTCAAGTTTCGTAAGCTCGTACCCAACATTTTTAGCTCTATATGCTAAAGCTGCGCGTCCGCTTCTTGCGGTTAATACTATAGACGAATTTGCTGCGCCAACATCTTTCGGATCCATAATTTCATACGTTTCACGATGTTTTATGACACCATCTTGATGAATTCCAGAACTGTGCGAAAATGCATTTGCGCCAACAATCGCTTTGTTTGGCTGCACAGGCATTCCCATGGTTTCAGAAACCAATTGACTGATTCCTGTCAACATTTTTGAATTAATATTTGTATTTAAATCTAAATATGGATGTTGTTTTAAAATCATTGTAACTTCTTCCAACGAAGTATTTCCTGCACGTTCGCCAATTCCGTTAATCGTACATTCTATTTGTCGTGCGCCATTCATAACACCTGAAATTGAATTTGCTGTTGCCAATCCTAAATCATTATGACAATGACAGGAAAGAATCGCATTGTGGATTCCTGTAACATTTTCTTTTAAGTATTTTATTTTTGCGCCATATTCTTCAGGTAAACAATAACCTGTTGTATCTGGAATGTTTAATATAGTTGCGCCAGCTTTTATGGCTGCTTCACAAACTCTTGCTAAAAACTCGTTGTCGGTTCTTCCAGCATCTTCTGCGTAGAATTCTACATCTTCTACAAAAGATTTTGCATATTTTACCGCAGCAACGGCGCGCTCAATAATTTGATCGGGCGTTGCTTTGAATTTATATTTCATATGTGACTCAGAAGTCCCGATTCCTGTATGAATTCGTGGACGTTTTGCATATATTAATGCTTCTGCAGCAACTTTTATGTCGTTTTCTACGGCTCTAGTGAGTCCGCAAACAGTGGCGTTTTTTACCAGTTTTGCAATAGCTTCAACCGATTTGAAGTCGCCAGGACTCGAAACAGGAAATCCTGCTTCTATCACATCAACGCCTAGCGTATCTAGCTGATTCGCAATCATTAATTTCTCTTCCGTGTTGAGTTTACAACCTGGAACTTGCTCGCCATCTCTTAATGTAGTATCGAAAATATAGACTCGATTTGAACTCATGAACTAAAAATTTTCAGTGTTTGTTTCTTTATATACTCACGAATGTATACTTTGTATTCTCTAAAAAGAATGATAGCGAAGTACATTTTACAGTGGCTAACCTTATTTTTTTTAATTAAATATCTGATAATCAGATATTTATAAAATAATTTTTACAATGCCAAACCCACAAAAGGAATCTTTATTTGTATTGATTAAATCGTTATCAAAATCTGAAAAACGACAGTTTAAGCTGTATGTTGGACGATTTGATGGCAATGTAAATTCTAAATTTCTGGCTTTATTTACTTTTTTAGAGAAGAGTCAAACGTATGACGAACAAGCAATTTTGAAAAAGAAGATTGTTACGAAACAGCAATTATCAAACTTAAAAGCCAATTTATACAAACAAATTTTAAAAAGCTTACGCTTAAATCCTGCACAACATAATATTCGAATTGTTATTAGAGAACAACTAGATTATGCAACCATTTTGTACAATAAAGGTTTGTACACGCAAAGTTTGAAATTACTTGATAAAGCTAAAATTCTGGCTTTAGAACATGAAGAAAAAAATATTGCCTACGAAATTGTAGAGCTAGAAAAAGTAATTGAAACGCAATATATTACGCGAAGTATGGAAAGTCGCGCCGATGAACTTTCTGAGGAAGCAAAAACATTGAGTATTCAGAATGTATTGGCGAGTAAATTGTCAAATTTATCATTACAATTATACGGTTTGCTGTTGCGAGTTGGCTATGTGAAAAATGAAGATGATTATAAAGAAGTCAACGCATATTTTCATAAACGATTGCCCAAAGTAAATATTAATGAGTTTGGTTTTCGTGAGAAGTTATGGTTTTATAAAGCACATTTATGGTATAGTTTTTTGACACAAGATTTTCTGTCAAGTTATAAATACGCTTCTAAATGGGTTGATTTGTTTACGCAAACACCGAAAATGAAAGAGATGAATCCTGTGTTTTATTTGAAGGGAAATCATTATTTGTTGGAATCGTTATATTTTATTAAACATGAATCGAAGTTTAAAGAAGTGTTGTTTCAATTGGAAGATGATATTTCCGAAGGACGAATTCCGCTGAATGATAATACTGAAGTTTTGAGCTTTTTGTATGTGTATATGAATAAGTTGAATTACTATTTTTTAACGGGAACGTTTAGTGACGGTTTGCACTTGGTAGCTGAAGTGAATGAACGAATTTCGACTTTTGAAAATAGAATTGATCCGCATCATGTAATGGTTTTTTATTATAAGATTGCTTCCTTGTATTTTGGCGCAGGCGATAGAAAAAATAGTATTTTCTATTTGCAGAAAATTATAAGTAATAAATCGCTCAATGTGCGTGAAGATTTGTTGTGCTTTTCCAGAATTTTGAATCTTGTTGCGCATTACGAATTGGGCATGGATTATCATTTGGAAACGCAATTGAAAAGTACGTATAAGTATTTGTTGAAGATGAACGATTTGCACGAAGTTCAGCGAGAAATGATTGTGTTTTTAAGAAGTTTAGGAACCATTTATCCACATGAAATAAAGAATGCTTTTAAAGCGTTGCATGCCAAATTGAAACCTTTTGAGGAAGATCCGTATGAACGAAGAGCGTTTTTGTATTTAGATATTATTTCATGGTTGGAAAGTAATATTGAAAATAAACCTGTAGCTGAGATTATTCAAGCGAAAGCTAAAAAATTGATTCGTTAAGAAAAATTGTTTTTATGTGAGAATCAATAACCAGTTACTCTTTTTAATATTCATTGATTTTATCTTCTATCATTTTTTGAGTAGACTTTAAAGATATAATTACTAATAATTCATATAAAACTATTATTAAGTCTTTCTTTTCCGAATAATCGAATTCTGGTGTTGTTACAGTTGTCTCACCATTATGAACAAAATTGTTTCTTACTGCATAGGACAAACTTAACCAATCTGTAATTTCTAGGTCATCAACATTATCAGGAATATTTATTTTCCCAATAATTCTATTTAATCTATTAGATTGACTATTG from Kordia antarctica encodes the following:
- the leuD gene encoding 3-isopropylmalate dehydratase small subunit produces the protein MSTFNTFTSTAFPLAVENIDTDQIIPARFLKATDREGFGENLFRDWRYHKDGSENTDFVLNHQQYSGSILVAGHNFGCGSSREHAAWALKDFGFNVIISSFYADIFKGNALNNHVLPIQVAPEYLNSLLQAIQKNPSTEIEVNLEAQTVSFGTHNATFDIDPYKKMCLQKGYDDIDFLVSKLSKIEAFEQQHIY
- a CDS encoding DUF4407 domain-containing protein, yielding MSQSQRKQNKFLLFCSGASKEILQKCPESEYNKYIGIGISVLLTGILAAVAGGYAIHYVFDSLIYSFPFGVVWGFMILNLDRVIISSMRKRNNFGGEFLHALPRIILALVIAVVISRPFELRLFKDEIDQYLVGKLESEKLSIDNIYEEKINNVEKDLQEKEKSANDKNDGKKSKDRDEIRKLEIQLTKYQGLRDVAYNSYKCECDGTCGTNSPGDGPECKRKRKHYETTQKEFETQTKLTNSAIKKIQDQILEKDSVNESILHKYQIERDTIISDIRVKRENHKIKLQEQFSESFLARSNALWELSKSELSILVASLFITFLFIIIEITPVFVKLISPKGAYDYLLIDEIEKTKHKISKTRIDEKIDLYDKKIKEYDAQIMEYEQKEKIEVSKAFIKEKTPLEIDKVKELLNTWKNNKFDSSKYLNNLNEKFENTLMSIISSKLEEFNKINDGEEEVIIYRNSQASPISENKTNQNKKSLRNTIKKTLDNKFTRAIFVFIIICAIYKYADERYKEDFERWRVLLPLYLTITSGFLIELVKASNIKEKN
- the leuB gene encoding 3-isopropylmalate dehydrogenase, translating into MNLHIAVLSGDGIGPEVTNQSIKILNAVAEKYQHTFTFEEALVGAIAIDETGNPLPDKTLDLCLEADAVLFGAIGDPKYDNDPSAKVRPEQGLLALRKSLGLFANIRPVKAYDTLLDKSPLKKHIIENTDIVIYRELTGGIYFGEKTLSEDGTQASDLCSYSRGEIERVSHLAFKAAQGRTKKLTLVDKANVLETSRLWRKVVTAMASHYPDVNLEFLFVDNAAMQMVLNPSQFDVILTENMFGDIISDEASVIGGSIGLLASASIGNKYAMFEPIHGSYPQATGKGIANPIASILSAAMLLDHFGLSKEAATVRNAVERAIKLEICTPDLNSNGGYSTENVGTFIEGLIADSSALHINSGNIRVGQSTII
- the serA gene encoding phosphoglycerate dehydrogenase; this translates as MKTAQKNYIFDFDSTLTSVEALDVLAEISLASNPKKDEIIQEIQEITNLGIDGEISFTESLERRIKLLKAHKSNLVELIRRLHQQLSTSIESNKEFFENFSDDIYIISCGFKEFIEPIVKEYNIPADRVYANTFAFDADGYIVGFDSENVLSQHDGKIQCLKDMNLEGEIQVIGDGYSDYVMRKAGVADKFFAFTENVSRDKAVEQADHVTPSLDEFLFVNDLPRNISYPKNRIKILLLENIHSDAFDRLADDGFSVEILSHSLSEEDLIEKIKDIHVLGIRSKTQVTPNVIKAAKKLLAIGAFCIGTKQIDLQTCKEHGVVVFNAPYSNTRSVVELAIGEIIMLMRSVFPRSTELHNGQWNKTAKGSREVRGKKLGIIGYGNIGKQLSVLAESMGMLVHYYDIEDRLALGNAQKCKSLEELLSISDVVSLHVDDNNANRNFFGKTQFDQMKDGAILINLARGFVVDIGALKVALESKKIVGAAIDVYPEEPRANGKFETPLKGLNNVILTPHVGGSTEEAQRDIADFVPNKIMAYINSGNTVDAVNFPNIRLPRQTNAHRFLHIHKNVPGIMAKVNKVLAKYELNITGQYLSTDSSVGYVIVDVDKEYNKEVTSALRNIEHTIKFRILY
- a CDS encoding 2-isopropylmalate synthase, producing the protein MSSNRVYIFDTTLRDGEQVPGCKLNTEEKLMIANQLDTLGVDVIEAGFPVSSPGDFKSVEAIAKLVKNATVCGLTRAVENDIKVAAEALIYAKRPRIHTGIGTSESHMKYKFKATPDQIIERAVAAVKYAKSFVEDVEFYAEDAGRTDNEFLARVCEAAIKAGATILNIPDTTGYCLPEEYGAKIKYLKENVTGIHNAILSCHCHNDLGLATANSISGVMNGARQIECTINGIGERAGNTSLEEVTMILKQHPYLDLNTNINSKMLTGISQLVSETMGMPVQPNKAIVGANAFSHSSGIHQDGVIKHRETYEIMDPKDVGAANSSIVLTARSGRAALAYRAKNVGYELTKLELDIIYSDFLNFADKNKVVTDTDIHQIMKTSTVSKRMYA
- the leuC gene encoding 3-isopropylmalate dehydratase large subunit, yielding MKKTLFDKVWDSHVVDSIPNGPQILYIDKHLIHEVTSPQAFNELKRRNIPVFRPKQIVATADHNTPTENQHLPIKDALSRNQLEKLQQNCDEHNIELYALGHEYNGIVHVMAPELGITQPGMTLVCGDSHTSTHGAFGAIAFGIGTSQVAQVFASQSLLLKKPKKMRITVNGSLRKNVLSKDVILYIISKLGTDSGTEHFIEFAGEVFENMSMEGRMTVCNMSIEMGARGGMIAPDETTFAYVAGRKFAPKGADFDTKIAHWKTLKTDASAEFDIEYTFDASDITPMITFGTNPGMGIQLTENIPTGKDVNLEKSLEYMNFEKGASLLGQKVNYVFIGSCTNSRIEDFRVVADYVKGKQKASNINAWLVPGSQLVAKQIKEEGLDEIFEASGFKLRQPGCSACLAMNDDKIPDGEYCVSTSNRNFEGRQGQGSRTLLASPLVAAATAIAGKIVDITIPVLEEV
- the trhA gene encoding PAQR family membrane homeostasis protein TrhA encodes the protein MKPEKEAVYYSPLEEKLNIISHGIGVILGVIALLFLVTHAVQEGEAVHVVSFTIYGLSIIILYLASTLYHKAIKPNLRNRLRIFDHAAIYLLIAGTYTPFALVTLKGTTGWIIFGTVWAFAAIGITLKLFFTGKFDKLSTMMYVFMGWIIVFAIKPLIANLSYEGLFWLMAGGIAYTIGAILYSIRKLPFNHAIFHIFVLIGSICHFISVYFYVLPL